A window of Pseudodesulfovibrio hydrargyri contains these coding sequences:
- the livM gene encoding high-affinity branched-chain amino acid ABC transporter permease LivM, which translates to MNQSFIRFFLTAGCDGYAHAVRKSLLVALWFVFLTFPIMVIRVNTIENTVVWHWSRIGYVALAIFFGSFVWRWLLARKELKKDDTRNETRVESLLTQLQSHPIFKFTALGLLALAAAVYPWVFDLYQTNIMISCLVYIVLGLGLNIVVGLAGLLDLGYVAFYAVGAYAYALCNMHWNIGFWYMLPVGAVLGAILGILLGFPVLRLRGDYLAIVTLGFGEIIRLVLENWGDVTMGPSGISSIARPGLFGVKLGVVGSTQYMFYIMVALMVLTIFCVNRLQNSRIGRAWLALREDEIACQAMGIDKMKTKLMAFALGATWAGMAGVVFAAKTTFINPASFTFWESAIILSIVVIGGMGSIRGVIAGAVILILVPEYLREFAQFRMLLFGSIMVLVMVFRPQGLISAKRKVYEYKAAEAEAVHE; encoded by the coding sequence ATGAACCAGAGCTTCATCAGGTTCTTTTTGACCGCAGGGTGCGACGGCTACGCCCACGCGGTCAGAAAGTCGCTGCTGGTGGCCCTGTGGTTCGTCTTCCTGACCTTCCCGATCATGGTCATCCGGGTGAACACCATCGAGAACACGGTGGTCTGGCACTGGAGCAGGATCGGGTACGTGGCCCTGGCCATCTTTTTCGGCTCCTTTGTCTGGCGCTGGCTGCTGGCGCGCAAGGAACTCAAGAAGGACGACACCCGCAACGAGACCAGGGTGGAGTCCCTGCTGACCCAACTGCAGTCGCACCCGATCTTCAAATTCACCGCCCTGGGCCTGCTGGCCCTGGCCGCCGCGGTCTATCCCTGGGTCTTCGACCTCTACCAGACCAACATCATGATCTCCTGCCTGGTCTACATCGTGCTCGGACTGGGACTGAACATCGTGGTCGGCCTGGCCGGTCTGCTCGACCTGGGCTACGTGGCCTTCTACGCCGTGGGCGCCTACGCCTACGCCCTGTGCAACATGCACTGGAACATCGGCTTCTGGTACATGCTCCCGGTGGGCGCGGTGCTCGGGGCGATCCTCGGCATCCTCCTCGGCTTCCCGGTCCTGCGGCTGCGCGGCGACTATCTGGCCATCGTCACCCTGGGCTTCGGCGAGATCATCCGGCTGGTGCTCGAGAACTGGGGCGACGTGACCATGGGTCCCTCGGGCATCTCCTCCATCGCCAGGCCGGGGCTGTTCGGCGTCAAGCTCGGCGTGGTCGGGTCCACCCAGTACATGTTCTACATCATGGTCGCCCTGATGGTCCTGACCATCTTCTGCGTCAACCGGTTGCAGAACTCCCGCATCGGGCGCGCCTGGCTCGCCCTGCGCGAGGACGAGATCGCCTGCCAGGCCATGGGTATCGACAAGATGAAGACCAAGCTCATGGCCTTTGCCCTGGGCGCCACCTGGGCCGGCATGGCCGGGGTGGTCTTCGCGGCCAAGACGACCTTCATCAATCCGGCCTCGTTCACCTTCTGGGAATCGGCCATCATCCTGTCCATCGTGGTCATTGGCGGCATGGGCTCCATCCGGGGCGTCATCGCCGGGGCCGTCATCCTCATCCTGGTGCCCGAGTACCTGCGCGAGTTCGCCCAGTTCCGCATGCTCCTGTTCGGGTCCATTATGGTCCTGGTCATGGTTTTCCGGCCTCAGGGACTGATCAGCGCCAAGCGCAAGGTCTACGAGTACAAGGCCGCAGAGGCGGAGGCCGTCCATGAGTAA
- the tatB gene encoding Sec-independent protein translocase protein TatB, giving the protein MFGIGGPELLIICVVALIVIGPQKLPELLRSLGKGVAEFKRVGNEVKSTLDDEVTKAEAAARKKEVDAELARRKAEKAKQEEAAESAAEAPAAESAAEAQAETAGEAEPEEKKA; this is encoded by the coding sequence ATGTTTGGAATAGGCGGACCCGAATTATTGATTATCTGCGTGGTGGCGCTCATCGTCATCGGCCCTCAGAAGCTGCCCGAACTGCTCCGTTCCCTGGGCAAGGGCGTGGCTGAGTTCAAGCGCGTCGGCAACGAGGTCAAATCCACCCTGGACGACGAGGTCACCAAGGCCGAGGCCGCTGCCCGCAAGAAGGAAGTGGACGCCGAGCTGGCCCGCCGCAAGGCTGAAAAGGCCAAGCAGGAGGAGGCCGCCGAATCCGCCGCCGAGGCCCCGGCTGCCGAATCCGCTGCCGAGGCCCAGGCCGAAACGGCGGGTGAAGCTGAGCCCGAAGAGAAAAAGGCCTAG
- a CDS encoding branched-chain amino acid ABC transporter substrate-binding protein has product MRVKLSLIALCLVMAAMLAACGGEAKKDEKNDKKADVETGEVAAPAKLVLGVAGAHSGDLASYGLPTVNAAKLVAEKINAAGGVNGAMVEVVPQDDQCKPELATNVATKLLSDDVKIVLGHICSGATKAALPIYLSGKIVLMSPSATNPPLTQSGEYPNFFRTIAPDDAQAALEVAFAKSLGLKKVAIIHDKGDYGKGFASFCKQFIDADPDIEQVLFEGVTPGAVDYSAVVQKIKSSGAEGVIFGGYHPEASKIVTGMRKKDMDIPFMSDDGVKDDTFIKVAGKYAEGVYATGPMDFSANPLYQEAVAAHKAKFGTDPGPFFPEAYSAALALLNAVKVAGGTDYDKMIDALHTSYVETPVGKIKFDAKGDAEGVGFAVYQVKDGKYAEVK; this is encoded by the coding sequence ATGAGAGTCAAACTGAGTCTGATTGCTCTGTGTCTCGTCATGGCGGCCATGCTGGCGGCCTGCGGCGGCGAAGCGAAAAAGGATGAGAAGAACGACAAGAAGGCCGACGTGGAGACCGGCGAGGTCGCCGCTCCGGCCAAACTCGTCCTCGGCGTTGCCGGCGCCCACTCCGGCGACCTGGCCTCCTATGGCCTGCCCACGGTCAACGCCGCCAAGCTGGTGGCCGAGAAGATCAACGCCGCCGGCGGCGTGAACGGCGCCATGGTCGAGGTCGTGCCCCAGGACGACCAGTGCAAGCCCGAACTGGCCACCAACGTCGCCACCAAGCTGCTCTCCGACGACGTGAAGATCGTGCTCGGCCACATCTGCTCCGGCGCCACCAAGGCCGCGCTGCCCATCTACCTGTCCGGCAAGATCGTGCTCATGTCCCCGTCCGCCACCAACCCGCCGCTGACCCAGTCCGGCGAGTACCCCAACTTTTTCCGGACCATCGCTCCGGACGACGCCCAGGCCGCCCTGGAAGTCGCCTTCGCCAAGTCGCTGGGCCTGAAGAAGGTCGCCATCATCCACGACAAGGGTGACTACGGCAAGGGCTTCGCCTCCTTCTGCAAGCAGTTCATCGATGCCGACCCGGACATCGAGCAGGTCCTGTTCGAGGGCGTGACCCCCGGCGCCGTGGACTACTCCGCCGTGGTCCAGAAGATCAAGAGCTCCGGCGCCGAGGGCGTCATCTTCGGCGGCTACCATCCGGAGGCCTCCAAGATCGTCACCGGCATGCGCAAGAAGGACATGGACATTCCTTTCATGTCGGATGACGGCGTGAAGGACGACACCTTCATCAAGGTCGCCGGCAAGTACGCCGAGGGCGTCTACGCCACCGGTCCCATGGATTTCTCCGCCAATCCCCTGTACCAGGAGGCCGTGGCCGCCCACAAGGCCAAGTTCGGCACCGATCCCGGCCCGTTCTTCCCCGAGGCCTACTCCGCGGCCCTGGCCCTGCTGAACGCGGTCAAGGTCGCCGGCGGCACCGATTACGACAAGATGATCGATGCCCTGCACACCTCCTATGTCGAGACTCCGGTCGGCAAGATCAAGTTCGACGCCAAGGGCGACGCCGAGGGCGTCGGTTTCGCCGTCTACCAGGTGAAAGACGGCAAGTACGCGGAAGTCAAGTAG
- a CDS encoding tetratricopeptide repeat protein, whose protein sequence is MTDSRVPFGRKAVVLAVFLALAAMFATSFLYRMNNPNLFVKSQAPRSFAEEGGERGGQGAPAMGGAMNGAMSRVKEYMERVKGNPEDVEALVGLGNSFLMMRAWDRALEPLEKARSLRPDDATVLKAVGIAYFNKEEYAKASEAYETILKVDPQDTLALFNLGVINKHYFKKPDIAQTYFEKVLALEKQDAEMLKLAREELGK, encoded by the coding sequence ATGACGGATAGCCGCGTCCCGTTCGGCCGCAAGGCCGTCGTCCTGGCCGTGTTCCTGGCCCTGGCGGCCATGTTCGCGACCAGCTTCCTGTACCGCATGAACAACCCCAATCTGTTCGTGAAGTCCCAGGCCCCGCGCAGCTTCGCCGAGGAAGGCGGAGAGCGGGGCGGCCAGGGCGCGCCCGCCATGGGCGGAGCCATGAACGGGGCCATGTCCCGGGTCAAGGAGTACATGGAGCGGGTCAAGGGGAATCCCGAGGATGTGGAGGCCCTGGTCGGGCTGGGCAACTCGTTTTTGATGATGCGCGCCTGGGACCGCGCCCTGGAGCCCCTGGAAAAGGCCCGCAGCCTCAGGCCGGATGACGCCACGGTGCTCAAGGCCGTGGGCATCGCCTATTTCAACAAGGAGGAGTACGCCAAGGCGAGCGAGGCGTACGAGACCATCCTCAAGGTCGACCCGCAGGACACCCTCGCGCTTTTCAATTTGGGCGTGATTAACAAGCATTATTTCAAAAAACCGGACATTGCCCAAACATACTTCGAAAAGGTCCTGGCTTTGGAAAAACAAGATGCGGAAATGCTCAAGCTGGCCCGCGAGGAGTTGGGGAAATAA
- the guaB gene encoding IMP dehydrogenase — protein sequence MSKILDKALTFDDVLLLPGYSNVLPNAVDVSTYLTPGIKLNIPLISAAMDTVTESRMAISMARHGGVGVIHKNMSVREQAREIDRVKKSESGMISDPITVHPDDDLGKVKAIMSEYRISGLPVVKGDHLVGIITNRDIRFVQDDKSLVSELMTSRDLVTVPEGIDNEEAKRKLHQHRIEKLLVVDEENRLKGLITIKDINKHKKYPDAVKDSRGRLLVGAAIGIGKDCLSRSEALLHAGADFLVLDSAHGHSENILKSTRELRATFPDLQLVGGNVATYEGAKALIEAGVDTVKVGIGPGSICTTRVVAGVGVPQITAVMEASRAAREADKCIIADGGIKYSGDVVKALAVGANTCMMGSVLAGTEESPGETILYQGRTYKQYRGMGSIDAMKKGSSDRYFQEKSKKLVPEGIVGRVPYRGKVGESLYQFIGGLRSGMGYTGSANIAELFEKSKLVQISSAGLRESHVHDVTITKESPNYRGDG from the coding sequence ATGAGCAAAATACTCGATAAAGCATTGACCTTTGACGATGTCCTGCTGTTGCCGGGCTATTCCAACGTCCTGCCCAACGCGGTCGACGTGTCCACCTACCTCACACCTGGGATCAAACTGAACATTCCGCTGATCTCCGCGGCCATGGACACGGTCACCGAGTCGCGCATGGCCATCTCCATGGCCCGCCACGGCGGTGTCGGCGTGATCCACAAGAACATGTCCGTGCGCGAGCAGGCGAGAGAGATCGACCGGGTCAAGAAGTCCGAGTCCGGCATGATCTCCGACCCCATCACCGTGCACCCCGACGACGACCTGGGCAAGGTCAAGGCGATCATGAGCGAGTACCGCATTTCCGGCCTGCCCGTGGTCAAGGGCGACCACCTGGTCGGCATCATCACCAACCGCGACATCCGCTTCGTCCAGGACGACAAGTCCCTGGTCTCCGAGCTGATGACCTCCCGCGACCTGGTCACCGTGCCCGAGGGCATCGACAACGAGGAGGCTAAGCGCAAGCTGCACCAGCACCGCATCGAGAAGCTCCTGGTGGTCGACGAGGAGAACCGGCTCAAGGGGCTGATCACCATCAAGGACATCAACAAGCACAAGAAGTACCCCGACGCGGTCAAGGACTCGCGCGGCCGCCTGCTGGTCGGCGCGGCCATAGGCATCGGCAAGGACTGCCTGTCCCGGTCCGAGGCCCTGCTGCACGCGGGCGCGGACTTCCTGGTCCTCGACTCGGCCCACGGCCATTCCGAGAACATTCTCAAGTCCACGCGCGAACTGCGCGCCACCTTCCCCGACCTCCAACTGGTGGGCGGCAACGTGGCCACCTACGAGGGCGCCAAGGCACTCATCGAGGCGGGCGTGGACACGGTCAAGGTCGGCATCGGCCCCGGCTCCATCTGCACCACCCGCGTGGTGGCCGGGGTGGGCGTGCCCCAGATCACGGCGGTCATGGAGGCCAGCCGCGCGGCGCGCGAGGCCGACAAGTGCATCATCGCGGACGGCGGCATCAAGTACTCCGGCGACGTGGTCAAGGCGCTGGCCGTGGGCGCGAACACCTGCATGATGGGCTCGGTCCTGGCCGGCACCGAGGAGTCCCCGGGCGAGACCATCCTGTACCAGGGCCGGACCTACAAGCAGTACCGGGGCATGGGCTCCATCGACGCCATGAAGAAGGGCAGCTCGGACCGCTACTTCCAGGAGAAGTCCAAGAAGCTGGTCCCCGAGGGCATCGTCGGCCGGGTGCCGTACCGCGGCAAGGTGGGCGAGTCCCTGTACCAGTTCATCGGCGGCCTGCGTTCCGGCATGGGCTACACCGGTTCGGCCAACATCGCCGAGTTGTTCGAGAAGTCCAAGCTGGTCCAGATATCCTCGGCCGGACTGCGCGAATCCCACGTCCACGACGTGACCATCACCAAGGAATCCCCGAACTACCGCGGCGACGGCTAG
- a CDS encoding cytochrome c biogenesis protein, whose protein sequence is MKVSILAILAGIALVAHQAMIWFYAPIAQSGPVQKIFYMHLPCSWWALVSFFVVFVASILYLFSRDDRYDRVAAGAGELGVLFATMTLISGSTWARAEWGHWWLWDPKLTTALIMWYVYAGYLVLRGTPMGRDRKALVCAVLGIVAFLDVPLVFFAAKLWGSAHPDGLARQGSGMEARMWHTVFAGLFAFGLLWGAMLLTRIRQLGQKARLEAMLVWDEE, encoded by the coding sequence ATGAAAGTTTCCATCCTGGCCATCCTGGCGGGCATCGCGCTGGTGGCGCATCAGGCCATGATCTGGTTCTACGCGCCCATCGCCCAGTCCGGGCCCGTGCAGAAAATCTTCTACATGCACCTGCCGTGCTCCTGGTGGGCCCTGGTCTCCTTTTTCGTGGTCTTCGTGGCCTCCATCCTCTACCTGTTCTCGCGCGACGACCGGTACGACAGGGTGGCGGCCGGAGCCGGGGAGCTGGGCGTGCTCTTCGCGACCATGACCCTGATCTCCGGATCCACCTGGGCCCGGGCCGAGTGGGGCCACTGGTGGCTGTGGGACCCGAAGCTGACCACCGCCCTGATCATGTGGTACGTCTACGCCGGATATCTGGTCCTGCGCGGCACCCCCATGGGCCGCGACCGCAAGGCCCTGGTCTGCGCCGTGCTCGGCATTGTCGCCTTCCTGGACGTGCCGCTGGTCTTCTTCGCGGCCAAGCTCTGGGGCAGCGCCCATCCCGACGGCCTGGCCCGCCAGGGCTCGGGCATGGAGGCGCGCATGTGGCATACGGTTTTCGCCGGGCTCTTCGCCTTCGGGCTGCTTTGGGGCGCCATGCTCCTGACGCGCATCCGCCAGCTCGGTCAGAAGGCCCGGCTCGAGGCCATGCTCGTCTGGGACGAGGAATAA
- a CDS encoding branched-chain amino acid ABC transporter permease: MEYFLELFMGGLTRGSIYALIALGYTMVYGIIELINFAHGEIYMIGAFTGLIVAGLLTMLGFPGYAILVIAIVCAVIWAAAYGFTIEKMAYKPLRNAPRLSPLISAIGMSIFLQNYVMLAQTSDFLPFPELIPHFAFMEKMGSIMSSAELVIILATVASCVGLTLFIKFTKLGKAMRATAQNRKMAMLVGINVDMVISATFVIGSSLAAVGGVLIASHIGQINYYIGFIAGIKAFTAAVLGGIGSLPGAMLGGLVLGLTEAFATGYVSSDYEDVFAFLLLVLILIFRPSGIMGKEKTQKV, translated from the coding sequence ATGGAATATTTCCTTGAGCTGTTCATGGGTGGGCTCACCCGAGGCAGCATCTACGCTCTGATCGCGCTGGGCTACACCATGGTCTACGGCATCATTGAGCTGATCAACTTCGCCCACGGCGAGATCTACATGATCGGGGCCTTCACCGGGCTCATCGTGGCCGGGCTGCTGACCATGCTGGGCTTCCCGGGGTACGCCATCCTGGTCATCGCCATCGTGTGCGCGGTCATCTGGGCCGCGGCCTACGGGTTCACCATCGAGAAGATGGCCTACAAGCCGCTGCGCAACGCCCCCAGGCTGTCCCCGCTCATCTCCGCCATCGGCATGTCGATCTTCCTGCAGAACTACGTCATGCTCGCCCAGACCTCGGACTTCCTGCCCTTTCCCGAACTCATCCCGCATTTCGCCTTCATGGAAAAGATGGGCTCGATCATGAGCTCGGCCGAGCTGGTCATCATCCTGGCCACCGTCGCCTCCTGCGTGGGACTGACCCTGTTCATCAAGTTCACCAAGCTGGGCAAGGCCATGCGGGCCACGGCCCAGAACCGCAAGATGGCCATGCTGGTGGGCATCAACGTGGACATGGTCATCTCCGCCACCTTCGTCATCGGCTCCAGCCTGGCGGCCGTGGGCGGCGTGCTCATCGCCTCGCACATCGGCCAGATCAACTACTACATAGGCTTCATCGCGGGCATCAAGGCGTTCACCGCCGCGGTGCTCGGCGGCATCGGCTCCCTGCCCGGGGCCATGCTCGGGGGCCTGGTCCTCGGCCTGACCGAGGCGTTCGCCACCGGCTACGTCTCCTCGGACTACGAGGACGTTTTCGCCTTCCTGCTGCTCGTCCTCATCCTGATCTTCAGGCCGTCGGGCATCATGGGCAAGGAAAAGACCCAGAAGGTCTAA
- a CDS encoding ABC transporter ATP-binding protein has product MSNPVLNVNAVSKDFGGIRALDEVDLVVNDKEIVALIGPNGAGKTTFFNCITGIYTPTSGDVIIDPEAKGKTRRINGKKPNIVTELGMARTFQNIRLFPSMTALENVMIGTHCRTKSSIWGAISRNGATRREEQAVIRKAYDLLELVGLKEFVNELAMNMPYGKQRRLEIARALATDPFLLLLDEPAAGMNPQETRDLEELIVSIREKYGISIMLIEHDMKMVMSMSDRIYVLDYGRMIADGTPEEIAANPEVIKAYLGEEHDD; this is encoded by the coding sequence ATGAGTAATCCTGTCCTGAACGTCAACGCCGTGAGCAAGGACTTCGGCGGCATCCGCGCCCTGGACGAGGTCGATCTGGTGGTCAACGACAAGGAGATCGTCGCCCTCATCGGCCCCAACGGGGCGGGCAAGACCACCTTCTTCAACTGCATCACCGGCATCTACACGCCGACCAGCGGCGACGTGATCATCGATCCCGAGGCCAAAGGCAAGACCCGGCGCATCAACGGCAAAAAGCCCAACATCGTGACCGAACTGGGCATGGCCCGGACCTTCCAGAACATCCGCCTGTTCCCGTCCATGACCGCGCTGGAAAACGTCATGATCGGCACCCACTGCCGGACGAAGTCCTCCATCTGGGGAGCCATCTCCCGCAACGGGGCCACCCGCCGCGAAGAGCAGGCGGTCATCCGGAAGGCCTACGACCTGCTGGAGCTGGTCGGGCTCAAGGAGTTCGTCAACGAGCTGGCCATGAACATGCCCTACGGCAAGCAGCGCCGGCTCGAGATCGCCCGCGCCCTGGCCACGGACCCGTTCCTCCTGCTCCTGGACGAGCCCGCCGCGGGCATGAATCCCCAGGAGACCCGGGACCTGGAGGAACTGATCGTCAGCATCCGCGAAAAGTACGGCATCTCGATCATGCTCATCGAGCATGACATGAAGATGGTCATGTCCATGTCCGACCGCATCTACGTCCTGGACTACGGACGCATGATCGCGGACGGCACGCCCGAGGAGATCGCGGCGAATCCGGAGGTCATCAAGGCCTACCTCGGGGAGGAACACGATGACTAG
- a CDS encoding ABC transporter ATP-binding protein: MLELKNVNSFYGNIQALYDVNLHVDRGEIITLIGANGAGKSTTLMTICGVVQARQGQVLYQDEEITRLAPNAIVRQGICQVPEGRLIFPELTVQENLDMGAFMRSNKAEIKRDMEYCFDLFPILARRRRQQGGTLSGGEQQMLAIGRALMARPALLLLDEPSMGLAPLVVKQIFEIIKKVNSENNTTIFLVEQNANLALKIGHRGYVMENGRVVLSDSCDKLLANEQVKRAYLGL; encoded by the coding sequence ATGCTCGAACTGAAAAACGTCAACAGTTTTTACGGAAACATCCAGGCCCTGTACGACGTCAACCTGCATGTCGACCGGGGCGAGATCATCACCCTGATCGGGGCCAACGGAGCGGGCAAGTCCACCACGCTGATGACCATCTGCGGCGTGGTCCAGGCCCGACAGGGCCAGGTCCTGTACCAGGACGAGGAGATCACCAGGCTCGCGCCCAACGCCATCGTCCGGCAGGGCATCTGCCAGGTGCCCGAAGGACGCCTGATCTTTCCGGAACTGACCGTCCAGGAGAACCTGGACATGGGCGCGTTCATGCGCTCCAACAAGGCCGAGATCAAGCGGGACATGGAGTACTGCTTCGACCTCTTTCCCATCCTGGCCCGGCGGCGCAGGCAGCAGGGCGGTACCCTGTCCGGCGGCGAGCAGCAGATGCTGGCCATCGGCCGCGCGCTCATGGCCCGGCCCGCGCTTCTGCTTCTGGACGAGCCGTCCATGGGGCTGGCCCCGCTGGTGGTCAAGCAGATCTTCGAGATCATCAAGAAGGTCAACAGCGAGAACAACACGACCATCTTCCTGGTGGAGCAGAACGCCAATCTGGCGCTCAAGATCGGCCACCGGGGGTACGTCATGGAAAACGGGAGGGTCGTCCTTTCGGACTCCTGCGACAAACTGCTCGCGAACGAGCAGGTGAAACGGGCCTACCTGGGTCTATAA
- the guaA gene encoding glutamine-hydrolyzing GMP synthase: MQDNRVLILDFGSQFTQLIARRVREAGVYSEIHPCNVDPERVKAFKPSALILSGGPSSVLEGGCPELNMEYLEMGIPVLGICYGMQLLAHNLGGRVVASTDREYGRAQFYAQNDSILFDGVEDKDDLTVWMSHGDRVEALPDGFVPMGKSDSIEFAAMGNVEKKIYALQFHPEVAHTTDGSLIIQNFLFKVAGLKATWSMSSFVDTTIEALKEQVGDAKVVLGLSGGIDSTVAAVMLHKAIGKNLHCIFVDNGLLRMGEREEVVGFLAEHFDLNVKMVDASQEFLADLKGVEDPERKRKLIGYKFIEVFDREAKAIEGVKFLGQGTLYPDVIESESFKGPSAVIKSHHNVGGLPEKMNLKLVEPLRELFKDEVRRAAYELGLPEHIIWRQPFPGPGLSIRVIGEVTEERLQILRLADRIVQNEMLASDWYRKVWQGFAVLLPLKTVGVMGDDRTYENVIALRIVDSLDAMTADWSRLPSELLARMSNRIIREVKGVNRVVLDISSKPPSTIEWE; the protein is encoded by the coding sequence ATGCAAGACAACAGAGTTCTCATCCTTGATTTTGGCAGTCAGTTCACCCAGCTGATCGCGCGCCGAGTGCGCGAGGCCGGGGTATATTCCGAGATCCACCCCTGCAACGTCGACCCCGAACGGGTCAAGGCGTTCAAGCCCTCGGCCCTGATCCTGTCCGGCGGCCCGTCCAGCGTGCTGGAAGGCGGCTGCCCCGAATTGAACATGGAATACCTCGAGATGGGCATTCCCGTGCTGGGCATCTGCTACGGCATGCAGCTGCTGGCCCACAATCTCGGCGGCCGGGTGGTGGCTTCCACCGACCGCGAATACGGCCGGGCCCAGTTCTACGCCCAGAACGACTCCATCCTGTTCGACGGGGTTGAGGACAAGGACGACCTGACCGTGTGGATGTCCCATGGCGACCGCGTCGAGGCCCTGCCCGACGGGTTCGTGCCCATGGGCAAGTCCGACTCCATCGAGTTCGCGGCCATGGGCAACGTCGAGAAAAAGATCTACGCCCTGCAGTTCCACCCCGAGGTGGCCCACACCACGGACGGCTCCCTGATCATCCAGAACTTCCTGTTCAAGGTGGCCGGACTGAAGGCGACCTGGTCCATGTCCTCCTTCGTGGACACGACCATCGAGGCCCTCAAGGAGCAGGTCGGCGACGCCAAGGTCGTGCTCGGCCTGTCCGGCGGCATCGACTCCACCGTGGCCGCGGTCATGCTGCACAAGGCCATCGGCAAGAACCTGCACTGCATCTTCGTGGACAACGGGCTGCTGCGCATGGGCGAGCGCGAGGAGGTCGTCGGTTTCCTGGCCGAGCACTTCGACCTCAACGTCAAGATGGTCGACGCGTCGCAGGAGTTCCTGGCCGACCTCAAGGGGGTCGAGGACCCGGAGAGGAAGCGCAAGCTCATCGGCTACAAGTTCATCGAGGTCTTCGACCGCGAGGCCAAGGCCATCGAGGGCGTGAAATTCCTGGGGCAGGGCACCCTGTACCCGGACGTCATCGAATCCGAATCCTTCAAGGGCCCCTCGGCCGTGATCAAGTCCCACCACAACGTGGGCGGCCTGCCCGAAAAGATGAACCTCAAGCTGGTGGAACCCCTGCGCGAGCTGTTCAAGGACGAGGTGCGCCGCGCGGCCTACGAGCTCGGCCTGCCCGAGCACATCATCTGGCGCCAGCCGTTCCCGGGCCCGGGCCTGTCCATCCGCGTTATCGGCGAGGTGACCGAGGAGCGGCTCCAGATTCTCCGCCTGGCCGACAGGATCGTCCAGAACGAGATGCTGGCCTCGGACTGGTACCGCAAGGTCTGGCAGGGCTTCGCCGTGCTCCTGCCGCTCAAGACCGTGGGCGTCATGGGCGACGACCGCACCTACGAAAACGTCATCGCCCTGCGCATCGTCGATTCCCTGGACGCCATGACCGCGGACTGGTCCCGGCTCCCCTCGGAGCTGCTGGCCCGCATGTCCAACCGGATCATCCGCGAGGTCAAGGGCGTCAACCGGGTGGTTCTGGACATCTCCTCCAAGCCGCCGAGCACCATCGAGTGGGAATAG
- a CDS encoding CcmD family protein — protein MSATVYIFIANVAVWLGVAGYLAFLASRSAGLEKRIRQLELLGDDHDG, from the coding sequence ATGTCCGCAACCGTCTATATTTTCATAGCCAACGTGGCTGTCTGGCTCGGCGTGGCCGGATATCTCGCCTTCCTGGCCTCGCGCTCCGCCGGTCTGGAAAAGCGCATCCGCCAACTGGAACTGCTGGGGGACGACCATGACGGATAG